In Drosophila nasuta strain 15112-1781.00 chromosome 4, ASM2355853v1, whole genome shotgun sequence, a single genomic region encodes these proteins:
- the LOC132794847 gene encoding forkhead box protein N4 isoform X2, with protein MISSTKNVQGGGEMGYKYLIGSPPDVDESDEERELTNLNWLLRNQNVTWPEIIDGNSNDNINANGLSPTSKRRMVGESKIANINLCANQKLNIHKENQVFTSNSNVIRCSHTRKQNSPTVASLKRLSPAERFEIFINKIKRDLAEYEKSAIKYTTDVTEKPPFNYSHIIGMAMLDYGRATLQQICAWIESKFAFFRVRKKWNNSIRHNLSLHHCFRNRKREEKGKGGYWELGVDPKKCDRKRIRNRKPGQSKPMSSLQLAKNNSPQKTQTNVKCTKKGGESIQMCLPNETQHAQSYSYIAADNIKELNLVDKQATVSDGSNALELSFPFTARQNIYRPLCSNESPMSINADELQDQYERGTIIIRRSGDTLCLNDIFINKFNNINMIYSQDEIPTLSENVIISSQMSAVLDVNKDSTITPAISLPEISNVLPTNCDYSSFRSYINGEDDSFNYIHSTELNRNEDILSNLLDLCVRDF; from the exons ATGATCTCGTCCACAAAGAATGTACAAGGCGGAGGAGAAATGGGATATAAGTACTTAATTGGATCGCCGCCTGACGTTGATGAATCTGATGAGGAACGCGAATTGACTAATCTAAATTGGCTTTTGAGAAATCAGAATGTAACGTGGCCAGAAATCATCGACGGAAATTCAAACGACAACATAAATGCAAACGGTTTATCACCTACAAGCAAGCGGAGGATGGTAGGCGAAagtaaaattgcaaatatcaACCTTTGTGCAAatcaaaaactaaatattcataaagaaaatcaagtttttacttcaaattcaaatgttaTTAGATGCTCTCatacaagaaaacaaaattcaccaaCAGTAGCATCTTTAAAACGTCTCAGTCCCGCAGAGcgttttgaaatttttataaataaaatcaaacg TGATTTGGCGGAATATGAAAAATCAgcaattaagtatacgacggATGTAACAGAGAAGCCGCCATTCAATTACTCACATATTATTGGGATGGCTATGCTTGACTATGGACGAGCCACTCTGCAGCAAATATGCGCATGGATTGAATCAAAGTTTGCCTTCTTCCGCGTGCGTAAAAAGTGGAAT AATTCCATAAGGCATAACTTATCATTACATCACTGTTTTCGAAATCGAAAGCGCGAGGAGAAAGGCAAAGGCGGATACTGGGAGTTAGGCGTAGATCCAAAAAAATGTGATAGGAAACGCATTCGAAATCGTAAACCAGGACAATCCAAACCGATGTCATCTTTACAATTAGCTAAAAATAATAGTCCTCAGAAAACTCAGACTAACGTCAAGTGTACTAAAAAAGGAGGGGAATCTATTCAAATGTGCCTTCCAAATGAAACGCAGCATGCGCAATCATATAGTTATATCGCTGCTGAtaacattaaagaattaaatttagTGGACAAACAAGCAACTGTTTCAGACGGCTCAAATGCTCTTGAACTATCATTTCCATTTACTGCCCGTCAGAATATTTATAGACCTCTATGCTCTAACGAATCTCCCATGTCGATTAATGCCGATGAGCTACAAGATCAATATGAGCGCGGAACCATTATAATTCGAAGATCTGGCGACACTTTATGTCTAAATGACATTTTTATCAACAAATtcaataacataaatatg ATTTATTCTCAAGATGAGATTCCAACGCTCAGTGAAAATGTTATTATATCATCACAAATGTCAGCTGTACTGGATGTAAACAAAGATTCGACGATAACTCCTGCGATTTCTCTCCCCGAGATTTCTAATGTACTGCCCACTAATTGTGATTATTCAAGCTTTCGGTCTTATATAAATGGCGAGGATGACtcttttaattatattcattCCACTGAGCTGAATCGCAACGAGGATATCTTAAGTAATTTGCTTGACTTGTGTGTTCGCGACTTTTGA